The following are encoded together in the Thermosipho affectus genome:
- a CDS encoding MetS family NSS transporter small subunit produces the protein MSISAIIFMIFAGVVLFGGLFWSLSIAAKSKKK, from the coding sequence ATGAGCATAAGTGCTATAATATTTATGATTTTTGCAGGTGTAGTTTTATTTGGAGGACTATTTTGGTCCCTTTCAATAGCGGCTAAATCAAAGAAAAAATAA